The following proteins are co-located in the Castor canadensis chromosome 5, mCasCan1.hap1v2, whole genome shotgun sequence genome:
- the Rps21 gene encoding small ribosomal subunit protein eS21 — MQNDAGEFVDLYVPRKCSASNRIIGAKDHASIQMNVAEVDKVTGRFNGQFKTYAICGAIRRMGESDDSILRLAKADGIVSKNF; from the exons ATGCAGAACGACGCAGGCGAGTTCGTGGACCTCTACGTGCCGCGGAAGTG CTCCGCCAGCAATCGCATCATTGGTGCCAAGGACCACGCGTCTATCCAGATGAATGTGGCTGAG GTCGATAAGGTCACAGGCAGGTTTAACGGCCAGTTTAAGACATACGCTATCTGTGGGGCCATTCGCAGGATG ggtgaaTCAGATGACTCCATTCTCCGATTGGCCAAGGCTGACGGCATTGTCTCAAA GAACTTCTGA
- the Cables2 gene encoding CDK5 and ABL1 enzyme substrate 2 isoform X2, protein MAAAAAGGAPGPAPGPARPAPAARNPPSAPRRRGDSRRRQAALFFLNNISLDGRPPSLCSEGEKPPPPPPPPAEAREPPAPPSAPPAGLPGLPARPAPQGLLSPTTAPAGLGLDGQRQRRRVTSQRCSLEFLEDAVGCAPVQRTKHASGSPRHKGLKKTHFIKNMRQYDTRNSRIVLICAKRSLCAAFSVLPYGEGLRISDLRVDSQKQRHPSGGVSVSSEMVFELEGVELGADGKVVSYAKFLYPTNALVTHKSDSHNLLPQPRPSIPRALPGSRHKPAPAKSAPASTELGNDGGDTLEYNPNLLDDPQWPCGKHKRVLIFASHMTTVIEYVKPSDLKKDMNETFKEKFPHIKLTLSKIRSLKREMRNLSEECSLEPVTVAMAYVYFEKLVLQGKLNKQNRKLCAGACVLLAAKISSDLRKSEVKQLIDVSARSWKRDSGSTGETSLASSSQYSWLWNWPCIFPRTKCYLTTDASPSSSSPGGSAGRCSPRQGH, encoded by the exons ATGGCCGCGGCAGCGGCGGGAGGAGCCCCGGGCCCGGCCCCCGGCCCCGCCAGGCCCGCGCCCGCCGCCCGTAACCCGCCGTCTGCGCCGCGGAGGCGCGGGGATTCGCGGCGCCGCCAGGCCGCGCTTTTCTTTCTCAACAACATCTCCCTGGACGGGCGGCCCCCGAGCCTGTGTTCCGAAGGCGAGaagcccccgccgccgccgccaccgcccgcCGAGGCCCGTGAGCCGCCGGCGCCGCCGTCCGCGCCTCCCGCCGGCCTCCCGGGGCTACCGGCCAGGCCCGCGCCCCAGGGCCTGCTCAGCCCCACGACGGCGCCCGCCGGCCTCGGCCTGGACGGACAGCGCCAGAG GAGGCGAGTCACGTCCCAGCGCTGTTCCCTCGAATTTCTAGAAGATGCTGTCGGATGTGCACCGGTACAAAG AACCAAACATGCATCTGGATCACCAAGACACAAAGGCCTGAAGAAGACCCACTTCATCAAGAACATGAGGCAGTATGACACGAGGAACAGCAG GATCGTGCTCATCTGTGCCAAGCGGTCCCTGTGTGCTGCCTTCTCAGTCCTACCCTATGGAGAAGGCCTGCGGATCAG TGACCTGAGGGTGGACAGCCAGAAGCAGAGGCATCCGTCTGGTGGTGTTTCCGTTTCTTCTGAGATGGTCTTTGAGTTGGAAGGCGTTGAGCTGGGAGCAGATGGAAAG GTCGTGTCTTACGCGAAGTTCCTGTATCCTACCAACGCCCTGGTCACACACAAGAGTGACAGCCACAACCTGCTGCCCCAGCCTCGGCCCAGCATCCCCCGGGCTCTTCCAGGATCTAGACATAAACCTGCCCCTGCCAAGTCAGCACCAGCCAGTACAGAACTAG GGAATGACGGAGGAGACACCCTGGAATACAACCCAAACCTTCTGGATGACCCACAGTGGCCCTGTGGGAAGCACAAGAGGGTGCTCATCTTTGCCTCACATATG ACCACAGTAATCGAGTATGTGAAGCCCTCAGACCTCAAGAAGGACATGAACGAGACCTTTAAGGAGAAGTTCCCTCACATCAAACTGACGTTGAGCAAAATCAGGAG TTTGAAGCGGGAGATGCGTAACCTGTCTGAGGAGTGCAGCCTGGAGCCTGTGACCGTGGCCATGGCCTATGTGTACTTTGAGAAGCTCGTGCTGCAGGGCAAGCTCAACAAGCAGAACCGCAAGCTGTGCGCGGGCGCCTGTGTGCTGCTGGCTGCCAAGATCAGCAGCGACCTTCGCAAGAGCGAGGTGAAGCAGCTAATCGATGTGAGTGCAAG AAGCTGGAAGAGAGATTCCGGTTCAACAGGCGAGACCTCATTGGCTTCGAGTTCACAGTACTCGTGGCTTTGGAACTGGCCCTGTATCTTCCCGAGAACCAAGTGTTACCTCACTACAGACGCCTCACCCAGCAGTTCTAGCCCAGGTGGCTCTGCAGGGAGATGCAGCCCTCGGCAGGGGCACTGA
- the Cables2 gene encoding CDK5 and ABL1 enzyme substrate 2 isoform X1, with protein MAAAAAGGAPGPAPGPARPAPAARNPPSAPRRRGDSRRRQAALFFLNNISLDGRPPSLCSEGEKPPPPPPPPAEAREPPAPPSAPPAGLPGLPARPAPQGLLSPTTAPAGLGLDGQRQRRRVTSQRCSLEFLEDAVGCAPVQRTKHASGSPRHKGLKKTHFIKNMRQYDTRNSRIVLICAKRSLCAAFSVLPYGEGLRISDLRVDSQKQRHPSGGVSVSSEMVFELEGVELGADGKVVSYAKFLYPTNALVTHKSDSHNLLPQPRPSIPRALPGSRHKPAPAKSAPASTELGNDGGDTLEYNPNLLDDPQWPCGKHKRVLIFASHMTTVIEYVKPSDLKKDMNETFKEKFPHIKLTLSKIRSLKREMRNLSEECSLEPVTVAMAYVYFEKLVLQGKLNKQNRKLCAGACVLLAAKISSDLRKSEVKQLIDKLEERFRFNRRDLIGFEFTVLVALELALYLPENQVLPHYRRLTQQF; from the exons ATGGCCGCGGCAGCGGCGGGAGGAGCCCCGGGCCCGGCCCCCGGCCCCGCCAGGCCCGCGCCCGCCGCCCGTAACCCGCCGTCTGCGCCGCGGAGGCGCGGGGATTCGCGGCGCCGCCAGGCCGCGCTTTTCTTTCTCAACAACATCTCCCTGGACGGGCGGCCCCCGAGCCTGTGTTCCGAAGGCGAGaagcccccgccgccgccgccaccgcccgcCGAGGCCCGTGAGCCGCCGGCGCCGCCGTCCGCGCCTCCCGCCGGCCTCCCGGGGCTACCGGCCAGGCCCGCGCCCCAGGGCCTGCTCAGCCCCACGACGGCGCCCGCCGGCCTCGGCCTGGACGGACAGCGCCAGAG GAGGCGAGTCACGTCCCAGCGCTGTTCCCTCGAATTTCTAGAAGATGCTGTCGGATGTGCACCGGTACAAAG AACCAAACATGCATCTGGATCACCAAGACACAAAGGCCTGAAGAAGACCCACTTCATCAAGAACATGAGGCAGTATGACACGAGGAACAGCAG GATCGTGCTCATCTGTGCCAAGCGGTCCCTGTGTGCTGCCTTCTCAGTCCTACCCTATGGAGAAGGCCTGCGGATCAG TGACCTGAGGGTGGACAGCCAGAAGCAGAGGCATCCGTCTGGTGGTGTTTCCGTTTCTTCTGAGATGGTCTTTGAGTTGGAAGGCGTTGAGCTGGGAGCAGATGGAAAG GTCGTGTCTTACGCGAAGTTCCTGTATCCTACCAACGCCCTGGTCACACACAAGAGTGACAGCCACAACCTGCTGCCCCAGCCTCGGCCCAGCATCCCCCGGGCTCTTCCAGGATCTAGACATAAACCTGCCCCTGCCAAGTCAGCACCAGCCAGTACAGAACTAG GGAATGACGGAGGAGACACCCTGGAATACAACCCAAACCTTCTGGATGACCCACAGTGGCCCTGTGGGAAGCACAAGAGGGTGCTCATCTTTGCCTCACATATG ACCACAGTAATCGAGTATGTGAAGCCCTCAGACCTCAAGAAGGACATGAACGAGACCTTTAAGGAGAAGTTCCCTCACATCAAACTGACGTTGAGCAAAATCAGGAG TTTGAAGCGGGAGATGCGTAACCTGTCTGAGGAGTGCAGCCTGGAGCCTGTGACCGTGGCCATGGCCTATGTGTACTTTGAGAAGCTCGTGCTGCAGGGCAAGCTCAACAAGCAGAACCGCAAGCTGTGCGCGGGCGCCTGTGTGCTGCTGGCTGCCAAGATCAGCAGCGACCTTCGCAAGAGCGAGGTGAAGCAGCTAATCGAT AAGCTGGAAGAGAGATTCCGGTTCAACAGGCGAGACCTCATTGGCTTCGAGTTCACAGTACTCGTGGCTTTGGAACTGGCCCTGTATCTTCCCGAGAACCAAGTGTTACCTCACTACAGACGCCTCACCCAGCAGTTCTAG
- the Rbbp8nl gene encoding RBBP8 N-terminal-like protein, whose translation MESFLESLNRLKDVHDKEVLGLQNKLLELNSERCRDAQRVEELFTKNHQLREQQKVLKENLRVLENRLRAGLCDRCTVTQELAKKKQLELESVHLQSLQHLCILTNEMNGLKEENKVLKEEVKRLRGLEDRPVPLAGESTSDPSSPLLLPSPSSWKAVTEKPPGVHEEAEEDHPGTEAVPTGFRTSPVAKISPGANLPELRASDMSPQRISNQLHATVAVVRPGSRTCPVDCGSTNGTPPPLSTRSSPPTPTYEHSLPLDSFLRASRPSAVAYESLKRSLQADRLCLLNRHLSLCLRSPHGSSLAPAIHPCSPQPQGMKAGEAEAWEESTGLLGLPSTLAGMQDPRLEGALHLLLAQQHLRARAPAGSARLRGPSMPGEMPPSPPVDLDSESPDSEVSRAILTTAAPPGRRHPRLTGPGSPQRKEDTATQDYAPDKPLDLSDWARARDAPKSTGQLGPLSPEVAHTPSLEPLQGREPPALSRPLTQSPQALSNGTKEAREPEPEEPSLPVDASPPLLGHHLQLLSPGLTGSEARGKSRPVPHPQRLGADGLPEPSKAGAQRPESSEMDEPDTSDSEVGPSSEASANLSMPGEGHRQTLQQKRKQASDPEGKASKKPSQGKRKPREPVTAAEEPRSLQGAQDRSPSPGNTGRES comes from the exons ATGGAGAGCTTCCTGGAGTCACTGAACAGGCTGAAGGACGTTCATGACAAGGAGGTTCTGG GCCTGCAGAACAAGCTTCTGGAGCTGAACTCAGAGCGGTGCCG GGATGCACAGAGAGTGGAGGAGCTCTTCACCAAGAACCACCAGCTAAGGGAGCAGCAGAAAGTGCTGAAGGAGAACTTGCGGGTGCTGGAGAACAG GCTACGAGCTGGACTATGTGACCGCTGCACAGTCACCCAGGAGCTGGCCAAGAAGAAGCAGCTAGAACTTGAGAGCGTGCACCTGCAGAGCCTACAGCATCTCTGCATCCTTA CCAACGAGATGAACGGGCTGAAAGAGGAGAACAAGGTGTTGAAGGAGGAGGTGAAGCGGCTTCGGGGCCTGGA AGACAGACCTGTGCCCCTGGCTGGGGAGAGTACCTCAGACCCCTCATCGCCTCTGCTACTTCCCTCCCCCAGCAGCTGGAAGGCCGTCACTGAAAAGCCACCAGGAGTCCATGAGGAGGCCGAGGAGGATCATCCAGGCACAG AAGCAGTCCCGACGGGCTTCAGGACATCTCCAGTGGCCAAAATCTCCCCGGGTGCCAACCTGCCCGAGCTGCGGGCCTCGGACATG AGTCCCCAGAGAATCTCCAACCAATTGCATGCAACTGTCGCCGTGGTCCGGCCTGGGTCCCGGACTTGCCCAGTGGACTGTGGCTCCACCAATGGAACACCTCCACCACTGTCCACCAGAAGCAGCCCGCCCACCCCAACGTATGAGCACAGCCTCCCCCTGGACAG CTTCCTGCGGGCCTCCCGGCCCTCTGCCGTGGCCTATGAGTCCCTAAAGCGCTCCCTTCAGGCCGAccgcctctgcctcctgaaccgCCACCTGTCCCTGTGCCTCCGGAGTCCCCATGGCAGCTCCCTGGCTCCTGCCATACACCCCTGCAGCCCTCAGCCACAGGGCATGAAGGCAGGAGAGGCAGAGGCCTGGGAGGAGTCCACAGGTCTACTGGGCCTGCCCAGCACCCTGGCGGGCATGCAGGACCCAAGGCTGGAAGGGGCACTGCACCTGCTCCTGGCCCAGCAGCACCTGCGGGCACGGGCACCAGCAGGCAGTGCCAGGCTGAGGGGCCCATCTATGCCGGGGGAGATGCCACCCTCCCCACCAGTCGACTTGGACTCTGAGAGCCCTGATAGTGAGGTGTCCAGAGCAATTCTGACCACAGCAGCCCCACCTGGCAGGCGGCACCCTCGGCTCACAGGTCCAGGCAGCCCCCAGAGAAAGGAGGACACAGCCACCCAAGACTATGCCCCAGACAAACCCCTGGACCTCTCAGATTGGGCCCGGGCCCGGGATGCCCCCAAATCTACTGGGCAACTTGGGCCACTCAGCCCTGAAGTTGCCCACACTCCCAGCCTGGAGCCACTCCAAGGACGAGAGCCACCTGCCCTATCCAGACCCTTGACTCAAAGCCCACAGGCACTCAGCAATGGTACCAAAGAAGCCAGAGAACCAGAGCCTGAAGAACCCTCCCTTCCTGTG GATGCCTCACCCCCTCTCCTAGGACACCACCTCCAGCTGCTCTCTCCTGGCCTGACAGGAAGTGAAGCCAGAGGAAAGTCAAGGCCAGTGCCTCACCCACAGAGGCTTGGTGCTGACGGACTCCCAG AGCCCAGCAAGGCTGGAGCACAGAGGCCAGAATCCAGTGAAATGGATGAGCCAGACACCTCAGACAGCGAG GTGGGCCCAAGCTCTGAGGCAAGTGCCAATCTGAGCATGCCAGGGGAGGGGCATCGGCAGACTCTGCAGCAGAAGAGGAAACAGGCCTCGGACCCAGAGGGCAAAG CCTCCAAGAAGCCATCCCAAGGGAAGAGGAAGCCCAGGGAGCCTGTGACAGCAGCTGAGGAGCCCAGAAGCCTACAGGGTGCCCAGGACCGCAGCCCCTCCCCTGGCAACACCGGCCGGGAGAGCTAG